The DNA segment CGGATCACGGTTTCGTTGGCCCACGCGCCGAACCAGTAGAGCACCAGCGCGCCGATCACGGAGCCGAGCATGCCCGCGACGATGACCGCAAAAATATTGAAGGTGCCCTCGCGCGCCATAAACCCGGCGAGCGGCATCACAAGCTCAGAGGGGATCGGAGGAAAGATATTCTCGGCGGCCATCACCAGCACGATGCCAGGATAGCCCAGGCCCTCGATGATACGTTGAATCCATTCGCCCAAGCTGCCTAATAGTTCGCCCACGTGTAACCTCACAGGTAATAATCAGCGCGTGCATTGTACGGAGTTGCATCGGGGCTGTCAATGCAGCCCGGCTGATACGCGCTGCACCTCTAGCAAGCCTCTCCAAAGCCATGTACAATGACGGGATGGATGTGGTGTATCGCCTACAAGGTAGCGAGTTTGAGTGGGACGACGAGAAGGCGCAAAGCAATATCGTCAAACACGGAGTTACGTTTGAAGAAGCGGTCGAAGCATGCTTCGACCCGTTCTATCAAACAGGTGATGCATTGGTTGATGATGAGCAGCGTGACTTTATTCTCGCTATTCTGTAGCGCTGCGGTTACTGTTAGTCATTTACACCGAACGTGGAGAACGCACCCGCATCATCTCGGTGCGTCCCGCGACACGGCACGAAAGGAAGCTGGATGAAGAATCGTGATGAAGCGGAGACGCTTCGTATCCGGCCACGTGCGGCAGAGGAAGTGACCATCAATATCCCCGTCGATACGATGCAGACGCTCAAGAAAATCGCAGCTAATCGAGATATGTCCATACAAGCCTTGCTCAAGCTGTATATTGGACAAGGGTTACGCCAGGATGCCGCGCAGTTGTACGCTGACCGCGTATTGGAAATGACCGCCGAAGTGCTCGCACGCCATGTCGAGTCGCAAGATGAGATCGCGGCTATTCTCCATGAGATCCGTAGTAAGGCAGCATAAGCTACCGCTCGACGCCGACGACTTGGCGGCTTTTCGTGCTGTTTTCGTACGGTAAGTATAGCAGTGGGTCGCTCTTGGGGAAGAGTATAACCTTAGTTATACTAGAGGCATGAAGACAGCTATTTCTATTCCTGATGAGTTATTCGAGTTCGCCGAGCGGTTTGCTCAATGGCACGGCTTATCACGCAGTGAGCTGCACGCTACTGCCCTTCGCCAGTATTTGCAGGATCATCGCAGCGAGGCGATTACGCAGCAGCTTGATGCCATTTATGCTGAGGAGCCAGGTACGCTTGATCCCACGCTCACGCGCGCACAGACTCGTACCTTATCAAGGGAAGCATGGTAATGCAGCGCGGCGAGATTTGGTGGGTAGATCTGCCAGAACCCGTCGCCTCCAACGAGGGTATCGGCGACCGATTTTGATCATCCAGTCAGACGACTTTAAGGACACAGCCCGCCCTACCCCGTCACCTCGGCCTCGCCGACAGTCCTGCGATCGGAGCTCATGCCGCCGCTGAACAGCTCGCCGATGATCTCCTCGACCGGCGGCTCCTCGATCGTCACGTCCACGATCGGCAGATCGCGCAGCAGCCGCGCCGCCACCCGCGATGTCTCGTCGCGCCCGACCAGCAGGCTGCCCTCGACGCCATTCAGCGTATCGAGCGTGCCGTAGCGCTCCAGCACCGCACGCTCGATCGGCTGCTCCATCTTGACCCGCACGATCTTATGCGGCGCGACGCGCTCGACCAGCGCCTGGAAGTCGCCGTCGTAGAGCAGCCTGCCGCGATCGATCACGATGATCCGCTTGCAGAGCGCGGTAACATCGGCCATGTAATGGCTCGTCAGCAGCACCGTCGCGCGATGGCGCACGTTATACTCGGCGATGAACTTACGCACATTCGCCTGCATCGTCACATCCAGGCCGATCGTCGGCTCGTCCAAGAACAGCACCCTGGGCCGATGCAGCAGCGCCGCCGCCAGCTCGCACTTCATGCGCTCGCCCAGAGATAGCTTGCGCACCTGCTTGGTCAGCAGCGGCTCAAGGCCGAGCAGATCGCTGAGTTCGGCGACCGTCTGGCGATACTGGTCGTCGGGGATCTCGTAGATCGCGCGGTTGACCTCGAACGTCTCGATCGCGGGCAGATCCCAGATCAACTGCTGCTTCTGGCCCATCACCAGTGTGATCTGGCGCAGAAACTCATTGCGGCGCTCGAAGGGCGTGTAGCCCAGCACGTGCAGCTCGCCGCCGGATGGATGGAGCAGACCGGAGAGCATCTTAAGCGTCGTCGTTTTGCCCGCGCCGTTCGGGCCAAGAAACCCGACCACCTCGCCCTCGTCGATTGTAAACGAAATATCGTCGACCGCGCGCACGTCCTCGTATCGACGACTCACGAACGCGCGCAGCGAGCCGAGCAGACCCGGCGCTTTATGATGCACGCGATAGTATTTCTTGAGATGGGCTACGTTGATCTGCGGCATACACCACCTGACGTTTGAGACGAACTACTGCATGGCAGGATACCACAAGCGATCTCGTGTTGACGCTGGCTCGACCAGCATCGCGATGTTAAAGCAACACAATCGGGGGTTCCTCCAAAAGAGGAAAAACGCCTGGTGATGAGCGTCCGGCAGAGGATAGATGTTCCCAGGCCACCCGATTGCGCTTCAGGTACCATACCAAATCGAGCGCACGCGCGTCAAGCCCTACGCTGCGCTCATACTGCCCGTAACATGTGCTACGTCATCGCTGGCAGCGCAAAGCCGAACACACTACCGCTACCCTCGGTCGATTCGCACCACATACGCCCGCCGTGGAGCGCGACGATCTCCTTGGAGACGCTCAGCCCCAGGCCCATCCCGCCGACCTCGCCCACTGTTTCGCCGTGGGCCTGATACCACGGCTCGAAGATCTGCGCCTGTTTGTCGCGGGGAACGCCCACGCCATGATCGCGCACGGTAACATAGACATCGTCATCGCGCCGCGCCAGCCCAACCTCGATCAGCCCGCCCTCAGGCGAATACTTGATCGCGTTGTCCAGCATATTCTGGATCACATGGCTGATCCGCAGCCGGTCGGCCATCACCTTAAGCTCCGCCGGAGCCTCCAGCGTCAGCTCATGGCGCGATGTCATCGTCTGCGCCTGTGTGACAGCGGTATGCGCCACCGCCACCAGATCGACCACTTCGAGCTGCAGATCCAGGCGGCCTACCTGCATCCGGCTCACGTCCATCAGCTTCTGGACGATATGCACCACCCGATCGGCCTGCGCGTCGATCGTTTGCAGCGCGCGCTGGAGCCGCGAGCGATCGAGATTGGAGCGTAGCCGCATCAGCGCGAGCTGCGTGTAGCCTTTGAGCGTCGTGATCGGCGTTTTCAGCTCATGCGCCGCCGCCGCGATAAAATCGACCCTGAGCTGCTCAAGCGCTTTTTGCTGTGTCACATCGCGCACCACCGCCACCGCGCCGACGACCTGGTCGCTGCTGTCGCGCATCGGCGTAGCCGTGACGGCGACAACCACGGGCGCGTGTGGCCGCCGCTGTGGCTGAAGTGTCAGCTCGGCGCGCACGCTGCGCCCTTCCAGCGCCGACCGCAGACCGAGCGAGTGATGCCGATCAGCACAATCAGCCGCGAACAAGGGCGGAATATCGTCGATCGTCGCAAGCTCGATCGACTGATCGGTCAGGCCGAACATCGTCAGCGCGGCGCGATTCACCGTCAGCAGCCGACCCTCCCGATCGCACGTCCAGACGCCATCGCCCATCGCTGTGAGCGTCGCGCTGAGCTGCCGGGCTTTATCCCTGGCGAGACGGGCCTGTGCCTGCGCCTCACGCCGGGCCGCTACTTGCGCCACGTAGAGCTGTGCCCGCTCAAGCGCCAGCGATACCTGATGCACGAACGGCTCCATCATGCGGATCAGATCGTCGTCCAGGGGCTGCCGGTGGAAGAAGCCGACTACGCCTAGCAGACGATCGCGCGCGATCAGTGGATACCCCGCGAAGCTGCGGATGCCGGTCTGCTCGGCCCAATCACGATCGCCCAGGCCGCGCTCGTCGGGCACATCGTTGGTGACGAACGGCTGGCTCGATGCCGCGATCCTGCCGACGGTGTGCTGACCGAGCTTGATCCGGCCAAACGGCCCACTGGTTTGGGTGTACAGACCAGCGCTGGAGCGCAGCACCAGCTCTTCGGCGATATTGTCGAAGAGCCAGACGC comes from the Herpetosiphonaceae bacterium genome and includes:
- a CDS encoding BrnT family toxin → MDVVYRLQGSEFEWDDEKAQSNIVKHGVTFEEAVEACFDPFYQTGDALVDDEQRDFILAIL
- a CDS encoding ATP-binding cassette domain-containing protein codes for the protein MPQINVAHLKKYYRVHHKAPGLLGSLRAFVSRRYEDVRAVDDISFTIDEGEVVGFLGPNGAGKTTTLKMLSGLLHPSGGELHVLGYTPFERRNEFLRQITLVMGQKQQLIWDLPAIETFEVNRAIYEIPDDQYRQTVAELSDLLGLEPLLTKQVRKLSLGERMKCELAAALLHRPRVLFLDEPTIGLDVTMQANVRKFIAEYNVRHRATVLLTSHYMADVTALCKRIIVIDRGRLLYDGDFQALVERVAPHKIVRVKMEQPIERAVLERYGTLDTLNGVEGSLLVGRDETSRVAARLLRDLPIVDVTIEEPPVEEIIGELFSGGMSSDRRTVGEAEVTG
- a CDS encoding GAF domain-containing protein, which gives rise to MERVKLKQARVYAVSDRLSDVLPYYGKLWSADQYARGALDAVGAVVYAIDRDFRIVMVNREWDRFALDHGGATITSAGIIGKHLLDCIAGEQREMTRTVCEAIFEGRLRRHTLDVDCSATDPLLCQLEIAPLRAANGAIIGATFTCRDVTAQKLLEAEVNAQYRQLQTMAVALRQREARANLLQRIAEALNSMRSLAEMLQVIAGAAVTEGIVQAAAVYLVSDADQSCVPVGACGVNIAASDPRAFACETSLAGQALRTRQMQVVEDTRQTSRLVFPALDSGAARTVVALPLLGDDVRGVLEVYATQPQAFDSAQVSLLVSLADQAAVAIRTARSFERDRRRSEMLRLLNQVGEHLGSELRTQAIVEYVTNVLVDRLGFTFARVWLFDNIAEELVLRSSAGLYTQTSGPFGRIKLGQHTVGRIAASSQPFVTNDVPDERGLGDRDWAEQTGIRSFAGYPLIARDRLLGVVGFFHRQPLDDDLIRMMEPFVHQVSLALERAQLYVAQVAARREAQAQARLARDKARQLSATLTAMGDGVWTCDREGRLLTVNRAALTMFGLTDQSIELATIDDIPPLFAADCADRHHSLGLRSALEGRSVRAELTLQPQRRPHAPVVVAVTATPMRDSSDQVVGAVAVVRDVTQQKALEQLRVDFIAAAAHELKTPITTLKGYTQLALMRLRSNLDRSRLQRALQTIDAQADRVVHIVQKLMDVSRMQVGRLDLQLEVVDLVAVAHTAVTQAQTMTSRHELTLEAPAELKVMADRLRISHVIQNMLDNAIKYSPEGGLIEVGLARRDDDVYVTVRDHGVGVPRDKQAQIFEPWYQAHGETVGEVGGMGLGLSVSKEIVALHGGRMWCESTEGSGSVFGFALPAMT